From the Aerococcus viridans genome, the window CATACCAGAAAGGTATTGAATCAGGTTTATTATACTGCCAACGTTGTTTTAAATTGCGTCATTATAATACCCTTGAGAAGGTATCGACATCTGCAGATGAATTTTTAGCCATCTTAAATACCCTTAGCGAAAAAGATGCCCTTATCGTTAATGTGATTGACATCTTTGACGTAGCAGGCTCTTTAATAAACGGTTTAAACCGTTTTGCAGGGACTAACCCCATCCTAATGGTTGCCAACAAGATGGACGCTATTCCAAAGGCAGTGAAACACAATCGGATTGAAAATTGGTTGCGTAAATACTTGAAAGATAATGGGGTTAAGGTGGATGACTTAATCCTTACTTCAGCTAAAAAGCGGGCGAATATTGACGACTTATTAGCGAAAATCGATGAAATGCGAGATGGTCGTGATGTTTATGTGATTGGTATGGCTAATGTTGGGAAATCTTCATTGATCAACCGGATTCTTCAAGCCACGGGTGTGGAAGCGGATGTCATTACAACTAGCCAGTTCCCAGGAACGACCTTAGATTTAATCGATATTCCTTTTGACGATGCTGAGGGTAATGAAGCTAGCTTAATTGATACACCTGGAATTATTAACCCAGGCCAGATGACCGCTATTTTAGAAGGAAAAGAATTGGTGGACGCCTTACCGAATAAAGAAATCAAGCCTGTGACTTTCCAACTGAATCCAGAACAAACATTGTTCTTTGGTGGCTTAGCGCGTCTGGATTTTATTGCTGGTGAACGGACCTCATTTACCCTGTATATGTCGGGTCAAATCAAACCACATCGCCGTAAATTAGCAGGTTCAGACGAATTTTACCAAGCGCATCTTGGTGGAATTTTACAACCGCCTTACCCAGAAAATGTGGCCAATTTCCCAGGACTGGTCCGCAAAGAATTCTCAATCAAAACACCAACAGATATCGTATTTCCAGGTTTAGGCTGGGTGTCAGTAAGTGACCCAGTTCAAATCGTTGCTTACGTACCAAAGGGTATTGATATTATCACCAGGGAAAAATTAATCTAGATTTTAGGCGCGGTAGAAGTCGCATTGCCTATCAGCTAGAGGAAAATCGGGTTTGAGCCTGCTG encodes:
- the yqeH gene encoding ribosome biogenesis GTPase YqeH is translated as MSNEETLYCVGCGAEIQTDQPDKRGYTPQSAYQKGIESGLLYCQRCFKLRHYNTLEKVSTSADEFLAILNTLSEKDALIVNVIDIFDVAGSLINGLNRFAGTNPILMVANKMDAIPKAVKHNRIENWLRKYLKDNGVKVDDLILTSAKKRANIDDLLAKIDEMRDGRDVYVIGMANVGKSSLINRILQATGVEADVITTSQFPGTTLDLIDIPFDDAEGNEASLIDTPGIINPGQMTAILEGKELVDALPNKEIKPVTFQLNPEQTLFFGGLARLDFIAGERTSFTLYMSGQIKPHRRKLAGSDEFYQAHLGGILQPPYPENVANFPGLVRKEFSIKTPTDIVFPGLGWVSVSDPVQIVAYVPKGIDIITREKLI